One Tunturibacter gelidoferens genomic region harbors:
- a CDS encoding heavy-metal-associated domain-containing protein, protein MKEALGLSIEGMHCGACVRRVTDALGKVDGVEVNLVEVGSARMTFDPERATLEKIADAVNEIGFTVRSEK, encoded by the coding sequence ATGAAGGAGGCGCTTGGATTGTCGATTGAAGGAATGCACTGCGGAGCTTGTGTTCGCAGGGTTACCGATGCCCTCGGAAAGGTCGACGGGGTTGAGGTGAATTTGGTAGAGGTGGGATCGGCCAGGATGACGTTCGATCCGGAACGGGCAACGTTGGAGAAGATCGCCGATGCGGTCAACGAGATCGGCTTCACGGTACGCAGTGAAAAGTAA